The Desulfovibrio subterraneus genome has a segment encoding these proteins:
- a CDS encoding flagellar basal body-associated FliL family protein: MADEDLSLDGLFSEKAQLDTEELSVPDGGGHAPADDKVELDLEDAPFLEDDEEEEAPPPLAAPEPVSLEPASEKKPNALKALLGNKKIVISLAGVGVLLLILVAWLVLKPAPRPELPPEPQVMTIQPDQAPEPEPQKPDSFVVSWEPFWVEMKDAEGHIRFLVCKFAAPTENEKLSWEAGTKKTVLRDAIFYYLRNKDLIFLSDKTNVDVLKADLLAVINQYMNNGQFEDLLIENYLVK; this comes from the coding sequence ATGGCAGATGAAGATCTTTCATTAGACGGCCTCTTTTCAGAAAAGGCCCAGCTCGACACTGAAGAGCTGAGCGTGCCGGATGGTGGCGGTCACGCTCCTGCCGACGACAAGGTTGAACTCGACCTTGAAGATGCCCCCTTCCTTGAAGATGACGAAGAGGAAGAGGCCCCTCCGCCGCTGGCCGCACCCGAGCCTGTCAGCCTCGAACCCGCTTCCGAAAAAAAGCCCAACGCCCTGAAGGCGTTGCTCGGCAACAAAAAGATAGTTATCTCTCTTGCAGGTGTGGGCGTTTTGCTGCTCATTCTCGTGGCGTGGCTTGTGCTCAAGCCTGCACCGCGACCGGAACTGCCGCCTGAACCGCAGGTTATGACTATACAGCCCGATCAGGCACCAGAGCCGGAACCGCAGAAGCCGGACTCCTTTGTGGTTTCATGGGAGCCCTTCTGGGTGGAAATGAAGGATGCAGAGGGCCACATACGCTTTCTGGTATGCAAATTCGCCGCCCCTACCGAGAACGAAAAGCTCTCTTGGGAAGCAGGCACCAAGAAAACCGTGCTCAGAGATGCGATTTTCTACTACCTGCGCAACAAAGATCTGATCTTTTTGTCCGATAAGACTAATGTGGATGTACTTAAGGCCGACCTTCTGGCCGTGATTAATCAGTACATGAACAACGGCCAGTTCGAGGATCTTCTTATAGAAAACTATCTGGTGAAATAA
- a CDS encoding chemotaxis response regulator CheY, with the protein MAFDPSMRVLVVDDFSTMRRIVKNILRQLGFTNIVEADDGTTAWETLNKDKIEFIISDWNMPNMTGIELLRKVRASEEFSDLPFLMVTAEAQQENIIEAVQAKVSNYIVKPFTAETMKQKIDKIFP; encoded by the coding sequence ATGGCTTTCGATCCCAGTATGCGAGTACTTGTCGTTGACGACTTCTCCACCATGCGCAGAATCGTAAAGAACATCCTGCGCCAGCTCGGCTTCACCAACATTGTGGAAGCCGACGACGGCACCACCGCGTGGGAAACGCTCAACAAGGACAAGATCGAGTTCATCATTTCCGACTGGAACATGCCGAACATGACCGGCATCGAACTGCTCCGCAAGGTTCGGGCCAGCGAAGAATTCAGCGATCTGCCCTTCCTCATGGTTACGGCAGAAGCCCAGCAGGAAAACATCATTGAAGCTGTGCAGGCGAAAGTTTCGAACTACATCGTAAAGCCTTTCACCGCTGAAACCATGAAGCAGAAAATCGACAAGATTTTCCCCTAG
- a CDS encoding FliA/WhiG family RNA polymerase sigma factor, producing MEISSSSGKSSSSGNSPASGTEPWELLETGAVAWVDMSPRQQESVVRHYAPKIKFLALRLKAKLPKNVELGELISAGTLGLMESLGKFDPKMGIKFDTYAESRIRGAMLDELRRLDWFPRSLRHRVRQLEEAIHKIENDKGRIPTEEELQQATGLDEKDVRTGLEALQNQLCLSLDAIQETFSTEGRDSIDGEPFQATALQELIERVASLIDQLTPREKLVLSLYYSDELNMRETAEVMGITEGRVSQLHTQALQRLRREFHTSYGNTESI from the coding sequence ATGGAAATATCAAGTTCTTCTGGAAAAAGCTCCTCTTCAGGCAATAGTCCCGCAAGCGGCACTGAGCCGTGGGAACTGCTTGAGACCGGTGCCGTTGCGTGGGTGGACATGTCTCCCCGCCAGCAGGAGTCCGTTGTCCGGCACTATGCACCCAAGATCAAGTTCCTTGCCCTGCGCCTGAAGGCCAAACTGCCCAAGAACGTGGAACTGGGCGAACTCATCAGTGCGGGTACGCTCGGGCTGATGGAATCGCTCGGCAAGTTCGATCCCAAGATGGGCATCAAGTTCGATACCTACGCGGAAAGCCGAATCCGCGGTGCCATGCTCGACGAACTGCGAAGGCTGGACTGGTTCCCCCGCAGCCTGCGGCACAGGGTACGGCAGCTTGAAGAAGCCATTCATAAGATAGAAAACGACAAGGGCCGCATCCCCACCGAAGAAGAACTGCAGCAGGCCACCGGACTGGACGAAAAAGATGTCCGCACCGGACTGGAGGCACTGCAGAACCAGCTATGCCTGAGCCTTGACGCCATTCAGGAAACATTTTCCACCGAAGGCCGCGATTCCATAGACGGAGAGCCCTTTCAGGCCACAGCACTTCAGGAACTGATTGAAAGGGTTGCGTCACTTATCGATCAATTGACACCTAGGGAAAAGCTGGTATTGTCACTCTATTATAGTGACGAATTAAATATGCGTGAAACCGCCGAAGTTATGGGCATAACCGAGGGCCGCGTATCTCAGTTGCATACTCAGGCTCTGCAGCGGTTGCGCCGGGAATTCCATACATCGTATGGCAACACCGAAAGCATTTAA
- a CDS encoding MinD/ParA family protein has translation MKGDFPLVFSITSGKGGVGKTNISVNLACSLARSGKNVVLLDADLGLANVDVLLGMTPTRNLFHLFHEGAKLEDILFDTPYGFKILPASSGMSEMLSLTTGQKLELLEAMDALEDKVDYLIVDTGAGINDNVLYFNLAVQERIVVLTPEPTSLTDAYALIKVMKLNHGVEHFKVLVNMAPDPKTAKEMYTRLYAACDHFLSGVSLDLLGYIPRDPEVRKAVVNQRPFCANPQGGPACTAVQQVAKTIQNWEVSANLDGNIKFFWKKLLFRQ, from the coding sequence ATGAAGGGCGATTTTCCTCTGGTTTTCTCAATCACCTCCGGCAAGGGGGGCGTAGGCAAGACGAATATATCCGTCAACCTTGCCTGCAGCCTTGCCCGTTCCGGAAAGAATGTGGTGCTGCTCGATGCCGACCTGGGCCTTGCCAACGTGGATGTCCTTCTGGGCATGACCCCGACCAGGAACCTCTTTCATCTGTTCCATGAAGGGGCTAAGCTCGAAGACATTCTCTTCGACACTCCTTACGGTTTCAAAATCCTGCCCGCCTCGTCCGGCATGAGCGAAATGCTTTCGCTCACCACCGGTCAGAAGCTGGAACTGCTGGAAGCCATGGACGCGCTGGAAGACAAGGTGGACTACCTGATTGTTGACACCGGCGCCGGCATCAACGATAACGTATTGTATTTCAACCTTGCGGTGCAGGAACGCATTGTAGTGCTCACGCCCGAACCCACCTCGCTGACGGATGCCTATGCCCTCATCAAGGTGATGAAGCTTAATCACGGCGTTGAGCATTTCAAGGTGCTGGTGAACATGGCACCCGACCCGAAAACGGCAAAGGAAATGTACACCCGACTGTATGCGGCCTGCGACCACTTCCTCTCCGGCGTGTCGCTCGACCTTCTGGGCTACATTCCCCGCGATCCGGAAGTGCGCAAGGCGGTGGTGAATCAGCGGCCTTTCTGCGCCAATCCGCAAGGCGGCCCCGCATGCACTGCAGTGCAGCAGGTGGCCAAGACCATTCAAAACTGGGAAGTATCGGCCAACCTTGATGGAAATATCAAGTTCTTCTGGAAAAAGCTCCTCTTCAGGCAATAG